One genomic region from uncultured Subdoligranulum sp. encodes:
- the serS gene encoding serine--tRNA ligase — protein MLDIRFVRENPEAVKENIRKKFQDAKLPLVDEVIKLDAEYRAAIGEASDLRANRNKLSKQIGMLMGQAKKDPSKAAEAEEIKKQVTAQADRLKELEGKESELQAKIQEIMYTIPQMIDPSVPIGPDDTHNVEVQRFGEPVVPDYPIPYHVDIMESFDGIDLDSAGRVAGNGFYYLLGDIARLHEAVLAYARDFMIDKGFTYVIPPFMMHGNVVKGVMSFPEMDAMMYKIEGEDLYLIGTSEHTMIGRFIDQTLDGAKLPLTLTSYSPCFRKEKGAHGIEERGIYRIHQFEKQEMIVVCKPEDSMTWYDKLWHNSVELFRSMEIPVRQLECCSGDLADLKVKSCDIEAWSPRQQKYFEVCSCSNLGDAQARRLHIRYKDENGKTQLAHTLNNTCVAPPRMLIAFLENHLQADGTVTIPEVLRPYMGGKALLVPNHK, from the coding sequence ATGTTAGACATTCGCTTTGTCCGTGAAAACCCCGAAGCCGTCAAGGAGAACATCCGCAAGAAGTTCCAGGACGCCAAGCTGCCCCTGGTGGACGAGGTCATCAAACTGGACGCCGAGTACCGCGCCGCCATCGGCGAGGCCAGCGACCTGCGGGCCAACCGCAACAAGCTGTCCAAGCAGATCGGCATGCTGATGGGCCAGGCCAAGAAAGATCCCTCCAAGGCCGCCGAGGCGGAGGAGATCAAGAAGCAGGTCACCGCCCAGGCCGACCGCCTGAAGGAACTGGAAGGCAAGGAATCGGAACTCCAGGCCAAGATCCAGGAGATCATGTACACGATCCCCCAGATGATCGACCCCAGCGTGCCCATCGGCCCCGACGACACCCACAACGTGGAAGTGCAGCGCTTCGGCGAGCCGGTCGTGCCCGATTACCCCATCCCCTACCATGTGGATATCATGGAGAGCTTTGACGGCATCGACCTGGATTCCGCCGGTCGTGTGGCGGGCAACGGCTTCTACTATCTGCTGGGCGACATCGCCCGTCTGCACGAGGCGGTGCTGGCCTACGCCCGCGACTTCATGATCGACAAGGGCTTCACCTATGTGATCCCTCCCTTCATGATGCACGGCAACGTGGTGAAGGGCGTCATGTCCTTCCCCGAGATGGACGCCATGATGTACAAGATCGAGGGCGAGGACCTCTACCTCATCGGTACTTCCGAGCACACCATGATCGGCCGGTTCATCGACCAGACGCTGGACGGCGCCAAGCTGCCCCTGACGCTGACCAGCTATTCTCCCTGCTTCCGCAAGGAGAAGGGAGCCCACGGCATCGAGGAGCGCGGCATCTACCGCATCCACCAGTTCGAGAAGCAGGAGATGATCGTCGTCTGCAAGCCGGAGGACAGCATGACCTGGTACGACAAGCTGTGGCATAACTCGGTGGAGCTGTTCCGCTCCATGGAGATCCCGGTGCGGCAGCTGGAGTGCTGCTCCGGCGACCTGGCCGACCTGAAGGTGAAGAGCTGCGACATCGAGGCCTGGAGCCCCCGTCAGCAGAAGTACTTCGAGGTGTGCAGCTGCTCCAACCTGGGCGACGCCCAGGCCCGCCGCCTGCATATCCGCTACAAGGACGAGAACGGCAAGACCCAGCTGGCCCATACCCTGAACAACACCTGCGTAGCGCCGCCGCGTATGCTCATCGCCTTCCTGGAGAACCATCTCCAGGCCGACGGCACCGTCACCATCCCCGAAGTGCTGCGCCCCTACATGGGCGGCAAGGCGCTGCTGGTGCCCAACCACAAGTAA